A genomic window from Mustela erminea isolate mMusErm1 chromosome 16, mMusErm1.Pri, whole genome shotgun sequence includes:
- the MCM4 gene encoding DNA replication licensing factor MCM4, with translation MSSPSSTPSRRGNRRGRVTPAQTPRSEDARSSPYQRRRGEDSTSTGELQPMPTSPGADLQSPAAQDTLFSSPAQIHSSAIPVDFDVSSPLTYGTPSSRVEGTPRSGARGTPVRQRPDLGSARKGLQVDLQSDVPATEDIVASEQSLGQKLVIWGTDVNVSTCKENFQRFLQRFIDPLAKEEENIGIDITEPLYMQRLGEINVIGEPFLNVNCEHIKSFDKNLYRQLICYPQEVIPTFDMAVNEIFFDRYPDSILEHQIQVRPFNALKTKNMRNLNPEDIDQLIAISGMVIRTSQLIPEMQEAFFQCQVCAHTARVEIDRGRIAEPSVCERCHTTHSMALIHNRSVFSDKQMIKLQESPEDMPAGQTPHTVILFAHNDLVDKVQPGDRVNVTGIYRAVPIRVNSRVSNVKSVYKTHIDVIHYRKTDAKRLHGFDEEAEQKLFSEKRVELLKELSRKPDIYERLASALAPSIYEHEDIKKGILLQLFGGTRKDFSHTGRGKFRAEINILLCGDPGTSKSQLLQYVYNLVPRGQYTSGKGSSAVGLTAYVMKDPETRQLVLQTGALVLSDNGICCIDEFDKMNESTRSVLHEVMEQQTLSIAKAGIICQLNARTSILAAANPIESQWNPKKTTIENIQLPHTLLSRFDLIFLMLDPQDEAYDRRLAHHLVALYYQSEEQVEEEFMDMAVLKDYIAYAHSMVMPRLSQEASQALIEAYVDMRKIGSSRGMVSAYPRQLESLIRLAEAHAKVRFSSKVEGVDVEEAKRLHREALKQSATDPRTGIVDISILTTGMSATSRKRKEELAEALKKLILSKGKTPALKYQQLFEDIRGQSDIAITKDMFEEALRALADDDFLTVTGKTVRLL, from the exons ATGTCGTCCCCGTCGTCTACCCCGAGCCGCCGCGGCAATCGGCGCGGGCGGGTCACACCTGCGCAGACGC CTCGAAGTGAAGATGCCAGGTCGTCACCGTATCAGAGACGTAGGGGCGAAGATTCTACCTCTACAGGAGAGTTACAGCCCATGCCGACCTCACCTGGAGCTGACCTGCAGAGCCCTGCCGCGCAGGATACGTTATTTTCCAGCCCTGCTCAGATACATTCCTCAG caaTTCCCGTGGACTTTGATGTTAGTTCACCACTGACATATGGCACTCCCAGCTCTCGGGTGGAGGGAACCCCAAGGAGTGGTGCTAGAGGCACACCTGTGAGGCAGAGGCCTGACCTGGGGTCTGCACGGAAGGGCCTGCAGGTGGATTTGCAGTCTGATGTG CCAGCAACAGAAGATATAGTGGCAAGTGAGCAGTCTCTGGGACAAAAACTTGTGATTTGGGGAACAGACGTAAATGTGTCAACATGCAAAGAAAATTTTCAG AGATTCCTTCAACGTTTTATTGACCCTCTggctaaagaagaagaaaatattggcaTAGATATTACTGAACCTCTGTACATGCAACGACTTGGGGAG aTTAATGTCATCGGGgagccatttttaaatgtaaactgtGAACACataaaatcatttgacaaaaatctATACAGACAGCTCATCTGCTACCCACAG gaAGTTATCCCAACCTTTGACATGGCTGTCAATGAAATCTTCTTTGACCGTTAccctgattcaattttggaacATCAGATTCAAGTAAGACCATTCAATGCATTAAAGACGAAGAATATGAGAAACCTGAATCCAGaag ACATCGACCAGCTCATTGCCATCAGTGGCATGGTAATCAGGACATCCCAGCTGATTCCAGAGATGCAAGAGGCCTTCTTCCAGTGCCAAGTGTGTGCCCACACAGCCCGGGTAGAGATTGACCGTGGCCGCATTGCTGAGCCCTCTGTTTGTGAGCGCTGCCACACCACTCACAGCATGGCACTGATCCACAACCGCTCTGTGTTCTCTGACAAACAGATG ATCAAACTCCAAGAGTCTCCTGAAGATATGCCTGCAGGGCAGACGCCTCACACTGTCATCCTTTTTGCTCACAATGATCTTGTTGACAAGGTTCAGCCTGGAGACAGAGTGAATGTTACAG GTATCTATCGAGCTGTTCCTATCCGAGTCAATTCAAGAGTAAGTAATGTGAAGTCTGTCTACAAAACCCACATTGATGTCATTCACTATCGGAAAACTGATGCAAAACGCCTGCATGGCTTTGATGAAGAAGCAGAGCAGAAACTTTTTTCAGAGAAACGGGTGGAATTGCTCAAGGAACTTTCTAGAAAGCCAGACATTTATGAGAGACTTGCTTCAGCCTTGGCTCCAAGTATTTATGAACATGAAGATATAAAGAAG gGAATCTTGCTTCAGCTCTTTGGTGGAACAAGAAAGGATTTTAGTCACACAGGAAGAGGCAAATTTCGTGCTGAGATCAACATCCTGTTGTGTGGTGATCCTGGGACCAGCAAGTCCCAGCTGCTGCAGTATGTGTACAATCTAGTCCCCAGGGGCCAGTACACATCTGGGAAAGGCTCCAGTGCAGTAGGCCTCACTGCATACGTGATGAAAGACCCTGAGACGAGGCAGCTTGTCTTGCAGACTGGTGCTCTTGTTCTGAGTGACAATGGTATCTGCTGTATTGATGAATTTGACAAGATGAATGAAAGTACAAGATCAGTACTTCATGAAGTCATGGAACAGCAGACTCTTTCAATTGCAAAG GCTGGGATTATTTGTCAGCTCAATGCTCGCACCTCTATCCTGGCAGCAGCAAATCCTATTGAGTCTCAATGGAATCCTAAAAAAACGACCATTGAAAATATCCAGCTACCTCACACTTTATTATCGAG GTTTGATTTGATATTCCTCATGCTGGATCCTCAGGACGAAGCCTATGATAGGCGTCTGGCCCACCACCTTGTCGCTTTATACTACCAGAGTGAGGAGCAAGTGGAAGAGGAGTTCATGGACATGGCAGTGCTAAAGGACTACATTGCTTATGCCCACAGCATGGTCATGCCTCGTCTGAGCCAAGAAGCCAGCCAGGCTCTCATTGAG GCTTATGTAGACATGAGGAAGATTGGTAGCAGCCGAGGAATGGTTTCTGCGTACCCTCGACAGCTGGAATCATTAATTCGATTAGCAGAAGCCCACGCTAAAGTACGATTCTCAAGTAAAGTTGAAGGAGTTGATGTTGAAGAAGCAAAACGCCTCCATCGGGAAGCTCTAAAGCAGTCTGCCACTGACCCCCGGACTGGCATTGTGGACATATCTATTCTAACTACAG gAATGAGTGCCACCTCTCGTAAACGGAAAGAAGAGTTAGCTGAAGCATTGAAAAAACTTATTTTATCTAAGGGCAAAACACCAGCTCTAAAATATCAGCAACTCTTTGAAGATATCCGGGGACAGTCTGACATA GCTATTACCAAAGATATGTTTGAAGAAGCCCTGCGTGCCTTGGCTGATGATGACTTCTTAACAGTAACTGGCAAAACTGTCCGCTTGCTCTGA